One Setaria italica strain Yugu1 chromosome I, Setaria_italica_v2.0, whole genome shotgun sequence DNA window includes the following coding sequences:
- the LOC101752618 gene encoding uncharacterized protein LOC101752618 isoform X1: MAAEGPKKAEAPAAKDVAEGKAVVPAPGPPAGDSKALVVVDKVSTSSSEVSSLLSVDASPSKAIVHIPSLMPASVMKQSPSVFFLGVSSSKSESLESDEPPETYCPREDNKTFAALATCLSEYFCPPFFHCLSFFFFLSLNFSWRLEELLPCSKDLCLFGQSAAKCPRSPQLKQPSERLLLRLLSYTRLNLLESSTS; encoded by the exons ATGGCAGCGGAGGGCCCGAAGAAGGCGGAGGCGCCGGCCGCGAAGGACGTGGCGGAGGGGAAGGCCGTCGTCCCGGCGCCCGGGCCGCCGGCTGGTGACTCCAAGGCCCTTGTCGTCGTCGACA AAGTATCGACCTCATCATCAGAAGTTTCATCGTTGCTGTCGGTTGATGCATCACCCTCCAAGGCCATAGTACATATCCCATCATTGATGCCGGCGTCAGTGATGAAGCAAAGTCCGTCTGTCTTCTTCTTGGGTGTCTCATCCTCGAAATCTGAATCGCTGGAGTCTGACGAGCCACCTGAAACATACTGTCCAAGAGAAGATAACAAAACATTTGCAGCCTTAGCGACTTGCTTGTCAGAGTATTTTTGTCCGCCTTTCTTCCATTGcttatccttcttcttcttcctctccctgaaCTTCTCCTGGCGCCTGGAGGAGTTATTGCCCTGCTCAAAAGATCTCTGCTTGTTTGGGCAATCAGCAGCAAAGTGTCCTCGCTCACCACAGTTGAAGCAACCATCTGAACGTCTTCTATTACGCCTGTTGTCATACACACGCTTAAACTTGTTGGAGAGCAGTACAAGCTGA
- the LOC101754116 gene encoding O-glucosyltransferase rumi homolog: protein MASTAAAVIPDGRRWGKGAGSPSSPVTTAIFLFLFVVVVGVLVSARWITTTTHLAITNLDQWRSKPAILTATQTTSIPAIPTAPPPPRATYSLSCSAPPLPRDPDIPSNISQTLDLVLSSNASSTSTCAAIPDPPPLPATANASSTCPAYFRYIHEDLHPWRAAGGITRAMVDRARATANFRLVVIRGRAYIERIAPAFQTRDLFTIWGILQLLRRYPGRVPDLDLMFDCVDWPVVHADQYEGENATVLPPVFRYCGDNETLDVVFPDWSFWGWPEINIKPWDALQKELDSGNKRVRWMDREPYAYWKGNPDVAATRQELVKCNVSSEHEWNARIYKQDWLKEIKAGYKQSDLASQCTHRYKIYIEGSAWSVSEKYILACDSMTLVVRPKYYDFYSRMLMPMQHYWPVRDDNKCISIKYAVDWGNSHKQKAQRIGKQASNFIQKELSMDYVYDYMFHLFTEYAKLLRFKPTKPPEAVEVCSESLACQAVGNEKKFMEDSMVRSTSDAGPCDLPPPFSPEEFKALQRRREKSMKQIETWEQKASKPVDSKP from the exons ATGGcttcgacggccgcggcggtgatccctgacgggcggcggtggggcaagGGCGCGGGATCTCCGTCGTCGCCGGTGACGACGgccatcttcctcttcctcttcgtcGTCGTGGTCGGCGTCCTCGTGTCCGCCCGCTGGATCACCACCACT ACTCATCTGGCAATCACAAATCTGGATCAGTGGCGCTCAAAGCCG GCAATTCTGACCGCGACGCAGACCACCTCCATCCCGGCCAtccccaccgcgccgccgccgccgcgggcgacctactccctctcctgctcggcgccgccgcttccccgtGACCCTGACATACCCAGCAACATTTCCCAGACCCTCGACCTCGTGCTCTCCTCCaacgcctcctccacctccacctgcgccgccatccccgatccgccgccgctccccgccaCCGCCAACGCCTCGTCAACCTGCCCCGCGTACTTCCGCTACATCCACGAGGACCTCCACCCATGGCGCGCCGCGGGGGGTATCACCCGCGCCATGGTCGACCGCGCACGCGCCACCGCCAACTTCCGCCTCGTCGTGATCCGGGGCCGCGCCTACATCGAACGCATCGCGCCGGCGTTCCAGACGCGCGACCTCTTCACCATCTGGGGCATCCTGCAGCTGCTCCGGCGCTACCCCGGCCGCGTCCCTGACCTCGACCTCATGTTCGACTGCGTCGACTGGCCCGTTGTGCACGCTGACCAGTACGAGGGGGAGAACGCCACCGTATTGCCGCCGGTCTTCAGGTACTGCGGTGACAACGAGACGCTCGACGTCGTCTTCCCAGACTGGTCTTTCTGGGGCTG GCCTGAGATCAACATAAAGCCATGGGATGCTCTGCAGAAGGAATTGGACAGTGGCAACAAGAGGGTGAGATGGATGGATAGAGAACCTTATGCTTACTGGAAAGGGAATCCAGATGTTGCAGCTACAAGGCAGGAGCTCGTTAAATGTAATGTCTCCAGTGAGCATGAATGGAACGCACGGATTTACAAACAG GATTGGCTCAAAGAGATCAAGGCAGGATACAAACAGTCAGATTTGGCTAGTCAATGCACCCATAG GTACAAGATTTATATTGAAGGATCAGCATGGTCAGTCAGCGAGAAGTATATTCTAGCTTGCGATTCAATGACACTAGTGGTTAGACCAAAATACTATGATTTCTATTCAAGGATGCTGATGCCCATGCAACATTATTGGCCAGTTCGGGATGACAATAAATGTATCTCAATCAAGTATGCTGTTGACTGGGGCAATTCTCACAAACAGAAG GCACAGAGAATAGGAAAGCAAGCAAGCAACTTCATTCAAAAAGAGCTCAGTATGGACTATGTATACGACTATATGTTTCACCTCTTTACTGAGTACGCCAAGCTCCTAAGGTTCAAGCCAACCAAACCACCTGAAGCTGTTGAGGTCTGTTCCGAATCTTTGGCTTGCCAAGCTGTAGGCAATGAGAAGAAGTTCATGGAGGATTCCATGGTGAGGTCCACCAGCGATGCTGGTCCATGCGACCTACCGCCTCCTTTCAGTCCTGAGGAATTCAAAGCGCTACAACGTAGAAGGGAGAAGTCAATGAAACAGATCGAAACATGGGAGCAGAAAGCTTCCAAGCCCGTGGATAGCAAGCCATGA
- the LOC101753710 gene encoding protein SHORTAGE IN CHIASMATA 1, with protein MRTRFLAADYFAPSPSAAASSEPFPSLPVPTLPPDPHLPNPSPFPADFLPVASVAENDLDSLPVGSALSEFLAAIIPQPLPVPDIPAADEGLDDYLYGRGVYGKGFSSTDPVAFEIHKGLDEMSHEKGEKEEGSSLGASALDKKWELLKELKFEVVEVDDLPRKIASFDDEDPDGGVTFSLGVPDVKIHLDFIDIDTETTITYPAEVAESIYQVEKIPVKHADDEDCPYARDGYCLEIAGLEHGLIIPQLEVSRNSWELDECPAKAVISNIFLNVAENLNGGAQVCLPSFDSTEFLRSCDMDMLAFVCEDAPRVEYQADKPITAKDVAEMDLVRINDNILLEKKSALYPLKPDGTCSDLPCSILLEEVEIIDFPSDDAFKMLVQSEKAEMNASDEIFKDDFDQARSFYESVVSSELTLVDDKFKSLPTPILTDDKAVRSMLLPIEEVLCSLKPLPLSAADGIYLDWHLLSEGPCSRESCSTHASMVEEVKPCGLSSELQISCQQTPALGIDFLEEYQRSSKLQHEDMRNKIYYVPEPISHDPSAKLETAQKYKQESDVTGHSHMEKSSEKASTLFESMSRSNVRNYYLNVKNVTNKVRNNENVSTLDIPPSKQQAVPFSIRPKVDKLIEIHPVSLSDLIRGLIKDIHVNYTSALQESTYFRHFFSDGQGLSISKQKLLELITGEGSEGLYNPCKDEDKMDLIVLYALKQVAYYLCFFGLHAAYLYIGNLTGSFQNIPETLRNIQCCIGEARLKAEKQLFESHPSLSDIEAILRSNTQIGQKILIVSDRAFWLPLGRKLTAMKMTSAEVGTYPSATYSDPVVKANSKTWMLEELWKSDCILLDNKNIPASFPFSEFCMILEYGGPNKSSTLLSLAPKLDGLPPLHFLYVTVDGEDFPVALVEDNHTDKDPKSTLDAVLHTLQKDLQEKMNKMRIFDSLNFIPATNQQQHLQEKLSNHLITDPSKKVHVDGQLNNQGNLDGKNIVGSHNFVPAAEQLNSLNQIATVNSQKSVHAVEKSSSTSSVSTNVIKSPQDNQSASDLPFSVKTDSTNLGRLSAPEVVIVVNTGNHGKHMLFSRRSSYQQILALEKEGMQIVERDVDLPVDLILSATVCLLWYDTGTFGSSELTISADASSITNFIEDIATNILMSLSFCFSGCIMVFEVENHFLSAVMEASDSLYASAASLDMNLQLFFSQAPKSTDQIILDCIGNVVRKNQAPSPDIPESESLAESFLTAFPSIIPPSAHMIISSACLVDFLGWSHEQRTQAVEKYRLPPQSISLLSALCKFGELGESRSVMTECSSIDSDISSALLQPPRKKKKRPMQDFSVAINDPACPNPRDQLCGDYVEHDKVFSASKLRKFSPIEDTMPELPEVFIVDQSLNMGREGVSYQPRKHDVDAAARNPMIDDGFISEFSPNFRTYSERTSSMVDTCDFSWQPELGAKQPIRSSFPTSRSSFCRTSSHPTFPSAPEISNDPGEWDVSCGIDQTRTGHLHGDLATSSRRNDLASRYHEPRQETMQGPASSQSFLKQDFGYHGASQGSGWEMDYLRQMNENRIARQERSRCNSSAAMSNSRLRDSSYRIPSAPPIESFSYQRNTDTPSRDQNPANTESFRYRRNINTPLRDQSPSNGAHRHGKGRRGTKAQSHSVRTGFKAQPSINHEKSIVPSIEPTWTPLDKRARQKLSFATYGKEKQSKLVWRHQSSPGVGCGFRKRYREEGT; from the exons ATGCGGACTCGCTTCCTCGCCGCCGACTACttcgcgccgtcgccgtcggcggccgcctcctccgaacccttcccttccctccccgTCCCGACTCTTCCTCCCGATCCTCACCTCCCCAACCCGTCCCCCTTCCCCGCCGATTTCCTCCCCGTCGCAAGCGTCGCCGAGAATGATCTCGATTCGCTCCCCGTCGGCTCCGCGCTCTCAGAGTTCCTCGCCGCCATCATCCCGCAGCCCTTGCCTGTGCCGGATATCCCCGCAGCCGACGAG GGCTTGGATGATTATCTCTACGGTAGGGGTGTGTATGGGAAAGGTTTTAGCTCGACGGATCCTGTTGCTTTCGAAATCCACAAG GGATTGGACGAGATGAGCCACGAGAAGGGCGAGAAGGAAGAGGGATCCAGTTTGGGGGCCTCTGCACTTGACAAG AAATGGGAGCTGTTGAAGGAGCTCAAGTTTGAGGTTGTAGAGGTCGATGACCTGCCG AGAAAAATTGCATCGTTTGATGATGAAGACCCGGATGGTGGTGTCACCTTTTCGCTTGGTGTCCCAGACGTGAAAATCCATCTG GATTTCATTGATATTGACACTGAGACAACAATAACATATCCGGCTGAAGTTGCAGAATCTATTTATCAAGTAGAAAAAATTCCTGTAAAACATGCCGATGATGAGGACTGTCCTTATGCAAGAGATGGATACTGCTTGGAAATTGCAGGACTAGAGCATGGCTTAATAATACCTCAATTGGAGGTTAGTAGGAATTCTTGGGAGCTTGATGAGTGCCCAGCAAAGGCAGTGATATCCAATATATTTCTTAATGTTGCTGAAAACTTAAATGGTGGAGCACAAGTTTGTCTTCCATCATTTGACTCAACTGAGTTCTTGAGATCATGTGATATGGACATGTTGGCCTTTGTTTGTGAAGATGCCCCACGTGTGGAGTATCAAGCAGATAAACCAATTACAGCAAAGGATGTAGCAGAAATGGATCTTGTGAGGATCAATGATAATATTTTACTCGAGAAAAAGTCAGCATTATACCCTCTCAAACCTGATGGTACCTGTTCAGACTTGCCTTGCTCTATTCTCTTGGAGGAAGTAGAGATCATCGACTTTCCTTCTGATGACGCCTTCAAGATGCTTGTTCAGTCAGAGAAGGCTGAGATGAATGCATCTGATGAAATATTCAAAGATGACTTTGATCAAGCAAGGAGTTTTTATGAATCGGTGGTTAGCTCTGAGTTGACTCTAGTTGATGATAAATTCAAATCACTACCTACGCCTATTTTAACTGATGATAAAGCAGTGAGATCTATGCTCCTCCCTATAGAAGAAGTACTATGCTCCCTGAAACCACTTCCTCTATCTGCAGCAGATGGAATTTATTTGGATTGGCATCTTTTATCGGAAGGGCCATGCAGCCGGGAGAGCTGTTCTACTCATGCAAGCATGGTTGAGGAGGTAAAACCTTGCGGTTTAAGTTCTGAGCTGCAAATTAGTTGTCAACAAACGCCAGCTCTTGGCATTGATTTTCTGGAGGAGTATCAGAGAAGTTCAAAGCTTCAACATGAGGACATGCGGAATAAGATTTATTATGTTCCTGAGCCTATATCTCATGATCCATCAGCTAAGTTGGAAACAGCTCAGAAGTATAAACAAGAAAGTGATGTTACAGGTCACAGCCACATGGAGAAATCTTCAGAAAAGGCATCAACCTTGTTTGAGTCAATGTCACGATCCAATGTGCGAAACTACTACTTGAATGTCAAGAATGTCACTAATAAAGTAAGGAATAATGAGAATGTGTCTACTTTAGACATCCCACCTTCAAAACAACAAGCAGTTCCTTTTTCAATCAGACCAAAAGTTGACAAACTCATAGAGATTCATCCTGTCAGCCTCTCAGATCTTATCCGAGGCCTTATCAAAGACATCCATGTAAATTATACATCTGCTTTGCAAGAAAGTACATATTTCAGACATTTTTTCTCAGATGGGCAAGGTTTAAGCATTTCAAAGCAAAAGCTTCTTGAGCTGATAACTGGAGAAGGTTCAGAAGGTTTGTATAATCCCTGTAAAGATGAAGATAAAATGGATCTTATCGTACTGTATGCACTGAAGCAGGTTGCATATTACCTATGTTTCTTTGGTCTGCATGCTGCCTATCTGTATATAGGCAATTTGACTGGAAGCTTTCAAAATATCCCTGAGACATTAAGAAATATTCAATGCTGCATTGGTGAAGCACGTTTGAAAGCTGAAAAGCAATTGTTTGAGTCTCATCCATCATTGTCTGACATTGAGGCAATCCTTAGATCTAATACCCAAATTGGTCAAAAGATTCTTATAGTTTCTGATAGAGCTTTCTGGTTGCCATTGGGTCGAAAGCTAACTGCCATGAAGATGACATCTGCTGAGGTTGGAACATACCCTTCTGCAACTTATTCAGATCCGGTGGTCAAGGCAAACTCTAAAACTTGGATGCTAGAAGAATTATGGAAATCAGACTGCATTCTGCTAGATAACAA GAACATTCCAGCATCATTCCCTTTCAGTGAGTTTTGCATGATACTGGAATATGGAGGTCCAAACAAATCATCTACCTTGTTATCCCTGGCTCCCAAATTAGATGGTTTGCCACCACTGCATTTCCTCTATGTCACAGTCGATGGTGAAGATTTTCCAGTTGCTCTTGTCGAGGACAATCATACGGACAAGGATCCGAAATCCACATTG GATGCTGTTTTGCATACACTTCAGAAAGACTTGCAGGAAAAGATGAACAAAATGCGTATTTTTGACTCATTGAACTTTATACCAGCAACAAATCAACAGCAGCATCTGCAGGAAAAGCTGAGCAATCACCTCATCACTGATCCATCAAAAAAAGTTCATGTGGATGGTCAACTTAACAATCAGGGAAATCTGGATGGAAAGAATATTGTCGGTTCACACAACTTTGTGCCTGCAGCTGAACAGCTCAATTCCTTGAACCAAATAGCCACTGTCAATTCACAAAAAAGTGTGCATGCAGTTGAGAAGAGTAGCTCCACTTCTTCTGTATCTACCAATGTGATAAAATCTCCCCAAGACAACCAATCAGCTAGTGACCTCCCTTTCAGTGTGAAAACTGACAGCACCAACTTAGGAAGATTGTCTGCCCCAGAGGTGGTGATTGTTGTTAATACTGGAAATCATGGAAAGCATATGCTGTTCTCTCGAAGATCATCTTATCAGCAGATACTAGCTTTGGAGAAAGAAGGAATGCAGATTGTAGAACGAGATGTTGATCTGCCTGTGGACCTAATACTTAGTGCCACAGTTTGTTTACTATGGTATGATACCGGAACCTTTGGGTCCAGTGAATTAACAATATCAGCGGACGCATCCAGTATAACAAATTTTATAGAAGATATTGCTACCAACATTCTGATGTCACTTAGCTTCTGTTTCAGTGGCTGCATAATG GTCTTCGAGGTTGAAAACCACTTCCTTTCTGCTGTAATGGAGGCATCTGATTCTCTATATGCTTCAGCTGCTAGCCTGGACATGAACTTGCAGCTGTTTTTCTCACAAGCACCCAAATCAACAGATCAAATCATTCTCGATTGCATCGGGAATGTGGTTAGGAAGAATCAAGCTCCTTCTCCAGATATACCTGAATCCGAAAGTCTGGCCGAATCATTTCTCACAGCATTCCCTTCTATTATTCCTCCGTCTGCCCACATGATAATTTCTTCTGCCTGTCTTGTGGATTTCCTTGGATGGTCACATGAGCAACGCACTCAGGCTGTTGAAAAGTATCGTTTGCCACCGCAGAGCATTTCTCTCTTAAGTGCTTTGTGCAAATTTGGTGAGCTAGGTGAATCAAGGTCCGTAATGACtgaatgctcttccatagattCAGATATCAGCAGTGCATTATTGCAGCCcccaaggaaaaagaaaaagcgcCCCATGCAAGACTTTTCAGTAGCAATCAATGATCCTGCCTGCCCTAACCCTCGTGATCAATTGTGTGGTGATTATGTAGAACATGACAAGGTGTTCTCAGCGTCTAAGTTAAGGAAATTCTCTCCCATAGAGGATACAATGCCTGAGCTCCCAGAAGTCTTTATTGTAGATCAAAGTTTGAATATGGGGAGGGAAGGTGTCTCTTATCAGCCAAGAAAGCATGATGTGGATGCAGCTGCTAGGAATCCGATGATAGATGATGGCTTCATCAGTGAGTTCTCTCCAAACTTCAGAACATACAGTGAAAGGACTAGCAGTATGGTGGACACATGCGATTTCTCCTGGCAACCTGAATTGGGAGCTAAACAGCCAATCAGAAGCTCCTTTCCCACCAGCAGATCATCATTCTGCAGAACTTCCAGCCATCCAACATTTCCATCCGCACCGGAGATCAGTAATGACCCTGGTGAGTGGGATGTTTCGTGTGGTATAGATCAAACAAGGACAGGTCATTTGCATGGGGATTTGGCCACAAGTTCTCGCAGAAACGATCTGGCCAGCAGGTATCATGAACCAAGACAAGAAACAATGCAGGGTCCTGCAAGTTCTCAATCTTTTCTGAAACAGGATTTTGGTTATCATGGAGCATCACAAGGCTCAGGGTGGGAAATGGATTATCTAAGGCAGATGAATGAAAATAGAATAGCACGCCAAGAGCGATCTAGATGCAATTCTTCAGCAGCAATGTCAAATTCAAGACTGAGGGATAGCTCATATAGAATTCCAAGTGCTCCTCCTATTGAATCTTTCAGTTACCAAAGAAATACGGACACTCCTTCGAGAGACCAGAACCCTGCAAATACTGAATCTTTCAGATATCGAAGAAATATAAACACTCCTTTGAGGGATCAGAGCCCTTCAAATGGGGCTCACAGGCATGGCAAAGGCAGAAGAGGAACTAAAGCACAGAGCCATAGCGTAAGAACAGGTTTCAAGGCACAGCCAAGTATAAATCATGAAAAGAGCATAGTGCCGTCCATTGAGCCTACATGGACTCCTCTTGACAAGAGGGCAAGACAG AAACTTTCATTTGCAACATATGGGAAGGAAAAGCAAAGCAAGCTGGTCTGGAGACATCAAAGCAGCCCTGGTGTTGGATGTGGCTTCCGGAAAAGATACCGGGAAGAAGGTACTTAG
- the LOC101753299 gene encoding ascorbate-specific transmembrane electron transporter 2: MALGVRAAPFTYVAHVLAVAAAAMVLVWAIHFRGGLAIEATNKNLIFNVHPVLMLIGYIIIGSEAIMVYKAFPTLNHDTAKLIHLILHGIALVLGAVGIYFAFKNHNESGIANLYSLHSWIGIGTIILYGIQWIFGFVTFFFPGAAPNLRKSVLPWHILFGLFVYILALANASLGFLEKLTFLESGGLDKYGTEAFLVNFTALVVVLFGASVVVAAIAPARLEEPQGYAPIPES, from the exons ATGGCGCTGGGCGTGCGGGCGGCGCCCTTCACGTACGTGGCGCACGTGctggccgtcgcggcggcggccatggtgctGGTCTGGGCCATCCACTTCCGCGGCGGGCTCGCCATCGAGGCCACCAACAAGAACCTCATCTTCAAC GTTCATCCTGTTCTCATGCTGATTGGATATATTATTATCGGCAGTGAAG CTATAATGGTATACAAGGCATTTCCAACGTTGAACCATGACACGGCTAAGCTGATCCATCTAATTCTCCATGGGATTGCGCTTGTCCTTGGTGCGGTTGGAATATACTTTGCTTTCAAAAATCACAATGAAAGTGGGATCGCCAATCTTTACAGTCTGCACTCTTGGATTGGGATCGGAACGATTATTTTATATGGTATTCAG TGGATATTCGGATTCGTTACATTCTTCTTCCCTGGTGCTGCACCAAACTTGAGGAAGAGCGTCCTTCCTTGGCACATACTATTTGGGCTCTTTGTCTACATCTTAGCGCTGGCTAACGCATCACTCGGCTTTCTGGAGAAGCTCACTTTCCTGGAGAGCGGAGGCCTCGACAAGTATGGTACAGAGGCATTCTTGGTGAACTTCACAGCACTGGTTGTCGTGCTGTTTGGTGCTTCTGTCGTGGTAGCTGCTATAGCTCCGGCTCGCCTGGAAGAACCACAGGGTTATGCTCCAATCCCAGAAAGTTAG
- the LOC101752618 gene encoding remorin isoform X2: MAAEGPKKAEAPAAKDVAEGKAVVPAPGPPAGDSKALVVVDKMADKTSAEKNAPRNSNDRDIALAKVETEKKTSLIKAWEENEKAKAEHKAAKKQSIILSWENTKKSVVEAQLKKKEEELEKKKAEYAEKMKNKKAIIHRRAEEKRAMVMAQRGEEVLKAEEMAAKYRATGLAPKKFLGCFGA, from the exons ATGGCAGCGGAGGGCCCGAAGAAGGCGGAGGCGCCGGCCGCGAAGGACGTGGCGGAGGGGAAGGCCGTCGTCCCGGCGCCCGGGCCGCCGGCTGGTGACTCCAAGGCCCTTGTCGTCGTCGACA AGATGGCTGATAAAACTTCTGCTGAGAAGAACGCACCAAGGAACTCAAATGACAGAG ACATTGCTCTCGCGAAGGTGGAAACGGAAAAGAAGACCTCTTTGATTAAAGCATGGGAAGAGAACGAGAAGGCGAAAGCAGAGCACAA GGCTGCTAAGAAACAATCCATTATTCTTTCATGGGAGAACACAAAGAAGTCAGTCGTAGAAGCTCAGCTCAAAAAGAAGGAA GAAGAACTTGAAAAGAAGAAGGCTGAATATGCTGAGAAGATGAAGAACAAGAAGGCAATCATCCATAGGCGGGCTGAAGAGAAGAGAGCCATGGTTATGGCCCAGCGTGGTGAAGAAGTTCTCAAGGctgaggagatggcggcgaagTATCGCGCAACCGGGCTAGCCCCAAAGAAATTTCTTGGGTGCTTTGGGGCGTAA